A single region of the Planctomycetota bacterium genome encodes:
- the radA gene encoding DNA repair protein RadA — translation MRQLKKPKTAYICQKCGAASPKWLGRCPECGEWGTIIEELVAPTSATPRQSLGQEKPVSINDIKVLTSTRLTSDIKEFDRILGGGIVVGSATLIGGDPGIGKSTILLQVCNKLAQGGIKILYVSAEESVYQTKIRAERLNITSDNLWIVSETNIALIAAYIDEYKPNLVVIDSIQMVYKPEIPTSPGTLTQVRESAMDLVYLCKRSHICLFLVGHITKEGSLAGPKSLEHLVDTVLYFEGDRFQSFRILRAVKNRFGSTNEIGIFEMKEDGLSEVTNPSELFISQSNQDVAGTVAISTLIGSRPFLVEVQALTSRSYYAAPTRRVSGVDFNRTVMILAVLERRLGLTLGSQDVYVNVVGGVKIDEPAADLGIALAVFSCYKNKPLPAGMAFIGEVGLTGEIRPVNQIETRIQEAVRLGFKKIVIPQGNAKNLKTKDVKLITPSYLSEIIKELF, via the coding sequence ATGCGTCAGTTAAAGAAACCCAAGACCGCTTATATCTGCCAGAAATGCGGCGCCGCCAGCCCTAAATGGCTGGGCCGATGCCCGGAATGCGGCGAATGGGGAACCATTATCGAAGAACTGGTCGCCCCAACATCCGCTACCCCGCGACAGTCCCTGGGACAGGAAAAACCCGTATCCATCAATGACATCAAAGTCCTAACCTCCACCCGTCTGACCAGCGACATCAAGGAATTCGACCGCATCCTGGGCGGCGGAATCGTGGTCGGCTCGGCCACGCTTATCGGCGGCGACCCGGGCATCGGCAAATCAACCATCCTGCTGCAGGTCTGCAATAAATTGGCCCAGGGCGGCATCAAGATACTTTACGTCAGCGCCGAGGAATCGGTTTACCAGACCAAGATTCGGGCCGAACGGCTCAATATCACCTCGGACAATCTCTGGATTGTCTCGGAAACCAATATCGCGCTGATTGCCGCCTATATAGATGAATACAAACCCAATCTGGTGGTGATTGATTCTATCCAGATGGTTTATAAGCCGGAAATACCGACCTCACCGGGCACGCTCACCCAGGTGCGCGAATCAGCCATGGATTTGGTCTATCTCTGCAAACGCTCCCATATCTGCCTGTTCCTGGTCGGCCACATCACCAAGGAGGGCTCGCTGGCCGGGCCAAAGAGTCTGGAGCATCTGGTGGATACAGTCCTTTACTTTGAGGGCGACCGGTTCCAGTCATTCCGCATCCTCCGGGCCGTCAAGAACCGCTTCGGCTCAACCAACGAAATCGGCATCTTTGAGATGAAGGAAGACGGACTGTCTGAGGTTACCAATCCATCGGAGTTATTTATCTCCCAGTCCAATCAAGACGTTGCCGGCACCGTGGCGATTTCCACGCTCATCGGTTCGCGGCCGTTTTTGGTTGAAGTCCAGGCACTAACCTCAAGGTCTTATTATGCCGCGCCCACCCGCCGGGTTAGCGGAGTGGACTTTAACCGCACGGTCATGATTCTGGCCGTGCTGGAGCGCCGGCTCGGCCTGACCCTGGGCTCCCAGGACGTCTATGTCAACGTGGTCGGCGGTGTCAAGATAGATGAACCGGCCGCAGACCTGGGCATTGCCTTAGCCGTCTTCAGCTGCTATAAAAATAAGCCCCTCCCGGCCGGCATGGCCTTTATCGGCGAGGTCGGACTGACCGGGGAAATCAGGCCGGTCAACCAGATTGAAACCCGCATCCAGGAGGCAGTCCGGCTGGGATTCAAGAAGATTGTTATCCCCCAAGGCAATGCCAAAAACCTGAAAACCAAAGACGTAAAACTTATTACGCCGTCGTATCTATCGGAAATAATAAAGGAGTTATTCTAA
- a CDS encoding glutaredoxin family protein, which produces MKTVKVYSTPTCPWCVRAKEYLKGKNIPFEDIDVAADTAKAKEMVKVSGQMGVPVITVDNEVIIGFDQNKLNQLLGAK; this is translated from the coding sequence ATGAAAACTGTCAAGGTCTATTCAACGCCCACCTGCCCCTGGTGCGTCCGGGCCAAGGAATATCTCAAAGGCAAAAATATACCCTTTGAGGATATTGATGTCGCGGCCGATACGGCAAAGGCCAAGGAAATGGTCAAGGTCTCAGGCCAGATGGGCGTGCCGGTCATTACCGTGGATAACGAGGTGATTATCGGATTTGACCAGAATAAGTTGAATCAATTGCTGGGCGCTAAATAA